A single Nocardioides bizhenqiangii DNA region contains:
- the ftsZ gene encoding cell division protein FtsZ: protein MAAAQNYLAIIKVVGIGGGGVNAVNRMIEVGLKGVEFIAINTDAQALLMSDADVKLDIGRELTRGLGAGANPDVGGRAAEDHAEEIEEVLKGADMVFVTAGEGGGTGTGGAPVVARIARSLGALTIGVVTRPFVFEGARRKKAADEGIERLREEVDTLIVIPNDRLLQISDRNVSVMDAFRQADQVLLQGVSGITDLITTPGLINVDFADVKAVMSNAGSALMGIGSARGEDRAIAAAEMAVSSPLLEASIDGAHGVLLSVAGGSDLGIFEISQAAGMVAEAVHADANIIFGAIIDDALGDEVRITVIAAGFDGGTPPKKRELGSSLRRDARPQQTQEEMRAAVANRRDAEPAAEEQAPAQQAPAEQAVPVGARPAVAPMQFDDDELDVPDFLK from the coding sequence GTGGCTGCTGCACAGAACTACCTGGCCATCATCAAGGTCGTAGGCATCGGTGGCGGCGGGGTCAACGCCGTGAACCGGATGATCGAGGTCGGCCTCAAGGGCGTCGAGTTCATCGCGATCAACACCGACGCGCAGGCGCTGCTCATGAGCGACGCCGACGTCAAGCTCGACATCGGACGTGAGCTGACCCGCGGGCTAGGCGCCGGCGCCAACCCCGACGTGGGCGGACGGGCTGCCGAGGACCACGCCGAGGAGATCGAGGAGGTCCTCAAGGGGGCCGACATGGTGTTCGTGACCGCGGGTGAGGGCGGCGGCACCGGCACCGGCGGGGCGCCGGTGGTGGCCCGCATCGCCCGCTCGCTCGGCGCGCTGACCATCGGGGTCGTGACCCGACCGTTCGTGTTCGAGGGCGCGCGCCGCAAGAAGGCGGCCGACGAGGGCATCGAACGGCTCCGCGAGGAGGTCGACACCCTCATCGTGATCCCCAACGACCGGCTGCTCCAGATCTCCGACCGCAACGTGTCGGTCATGGACGCGTTCCGCCAGGCCGACCAGGTGCTGCTGCAGGGTGTCTCCGGCATCACCGACCTGATCACCACCCCCGGCCTGATCAACGTCGACTTCGCCGACGTCAAGGCCGTCATGAGCAACGCCGGCTCGGCGCTGATGGGCATCGGCTCGGCGCGCGGTGAGGACCGCGCGATCGCGGCGGCCGAGATGGCGGTGAGCAGTCCGCTGCTCGAGGCTTCGATCGACGGTGCGCACGGCGTGCTCCTCTCGGTCGCCGGGGGCTCCGACCTCGGCATCTTCGAGATCAGCCAGGCGGCCGGCATGGTGGCGGAGGCGGTGCACGCCGACGCCAACATCATCTTCGGCGCGATCATCGACGACGCGCTCGGCGACGAGGTCCGGATCACCGTCATCGCGGCCGGTTTCGACGGCGGCACCCCGCCGAAGAAGCGCGAGCTGGGCAGCTCGCTCCGTCGCGACGCCCGTCCCCAGCAGACCCAGGAAGAGATGCGCGCCGCCGTGGCCAACCGCCGCGACGCCGAGCCCGCCGCGGAGGAGCAGGCCCCCGCCCAGCAGGCGCCCGCCGAGCAGGCCGTCCCCGTGGGGGCGCGGCCGGCAGTGGCGCCGATGCAGTTCGACGACGACGAGCTGGATGTGCCGGACTTCCTGAAGTGA
- a CDS encoding cell division protein FtsQ/DivIB, translating to MADRSTQDQSRRRFARRQWARRWLAWRPVLATVLVLGAVGFAIYGLYFSSWLTVEGAEVSGTSQLAEAEVLDAAELPIDEALVTVDLDEIEARVDGRLTAVKSVDASRQWPHEIRIEIEEWRPLAVVIEGSSFTFLAESGDTFTFEQMPKEPPVSLPQVKLGSQADRLALQEAAAVVASLDDEVARLVDHIEVETADEILLELRDGREVRWGSAAQSDEKAVVLLNLLDARPEAQTYDVSVPSLPAAK from the coding sequence GTGGCTGACCGCTCCACGCAGGACCAGAGCCGACGCCGGTTCGCCCGCCGCCAGTGGGCACGGCGGTGGCTGGCCTGGCGTCCCGTCCTCGCCACCGTGCTCGTGCTCGGTGCCGTCGGCTTCGCCATCTACGGGCTCTACTTCTCGTCGTGGCTCACGGTCGAGGGCGCCGAGGTGAGCGGCACGTCCCAGCTCGCCGAGGCCGAGGTGCTGGACGCCGCGGAGCTGCCGATCGACGAGGCCCTGGTCACGGTCGACCTCGACGAGATCGAGGCCAGGGTGGACGGCAGGCTCACGGCCGTGAAGTCCGTCGATGCCTCGCGCCAGTGGCCGCACGAGATCCGGATCGAGATCGAGGAGTGGCGCCCGCTCGCGGTGGTGATCGAGGGGTCCTCGTTCACGTTCCTCGCCGAGAGCGGTGACACCTTCACGTTCGAGCAGATGCCGAAGGAGCCGCCGGTGTCGCTGCCGCAGGTCAAGCTGGGCTCCCAGGCAGACCGACTGGCGCTGCAGGAGGCCGCCGCCGTCGTCGCCAGCCTGGACGACGAAGTCGCGCGGCTGGTCGACCACATCGAGGTCGAGACCGCGGACGAGATCCTGCTCGAGCTGCGCGACGGCCGCGAGGTCAGGTGGGGGAGCGCGGCGCAGTCCGACGAGAAGGCCGTGGTGCTCCTCAACCTGCTCGACGCCCGGCCGGAGGCGCAGACGTACGACGTCAGCGTGCCCAGCCTGCCGGCCGCGAAGTAG
- the murC gene encoding UDP-N-acetylmuramate--L-alanine ligase gives MRIDVPGEIPAAEQLGRVHFVGIGGAGLSGIARVMARRGVPVTGSDDNDTPFLAQLRELDVPCHLGYDAAHVGDADTVVVTTAARDDNPEVLEAQRRGLTLLPRSAGLKAAMEGQQVLAVAGTHGKTTTTSLLTVALIAAGADPSYAVGGVLTATGRNADLGAGPFFVAEADESDGAFLVYDTFGAIVLNVEADHLDVWGTEAAYAAAFDEFADGVDAAGPIVVGVDDPGGARLADRLRGRGRRVITVGVDGDATLRAVGLEVVDGVTSFDVVPGEDRAGTPALARISLQIPGRHYVMDALAAFALGVELGYDAGRLAEGLGSFVGTGRRMELKGRVGGVGGAGGVSGEVRVYDSYAHHPSEIRGDLEAARSVAGGVGGRLLVCFQPHLVSRTRILGAEMGIALGAADEVVVLDVYVAREEPDPSVTGAVVADAVPLAAEQVTFVSDRGQALAVLLDRVRPGDVVLTLGAGDVTALAPQLVAALQERAGG, from the coding sequence ATGAGGATCGACGTCCCCGGCGAGATCCCGGCCGCTGAGCAGCTCGGCCGGGTGCACTTCGTCGGCATCGGTGGCGCCGGCCTGTCGGGGATCGCCCGGGTGATGGCGCGCCGCGGGGTGCCGGTCACCGGCAGCGACGACAACGACACCCCGTTCCTGGCGCAGCTCCGCGAGCTCGACGTCCCGTGTCACCTGGGCTACGACGCCGCTCACGTCGGCGACGCCGACACCGTGGTCGTGACCACGGCCGCGCGCGACGACAACCCGGAGGTGCTCGAGGCGCAGCGCCGCGGGCTGACCCTGCTCCCGCGCTCGGCAGGCCTCAAGGCCGCGATGGAGGGACAGCAGGTGCTCGCCGTCGCCGGCACCCACGGCAAGACCACGACGACCTCCCTGCTGACGGTGGCGCTGATCGCGGCCGGCGCGGACCCGTCGTACGCCGTGGGCGGGGTGCTCACCGCGACCGGCCGCAACGCCGACCTCGGTGCCGGCCCGTTCTTCGTCGCCGAGGCCGACGAGAGCGACGGAGCCTTCCTGGTCTACGACACGTTCGGCGCGATCGTGCTGAACGTCGAGGCGGACCACCTCGACGTCTGGGGCACCGAGGCGGCCTACGCGGCGGCGTTCGACGAGTTCGCGGACGGCGTCGACGCGGCAGGGCCGATCGTCGTCGGCGTCGACGATCCCGGCGGCGCCCGGTTGGCAGACCGGCTGCGCGGTCGCGGTCGTCGGGTCATCACCGTCGGCGTCGACGGCGACGCCACACTGCGTGCGGTCGGTCTCGAGGTCGTCGACGGCGTCACGTCGTTCGACGTCGTGCCCGGTGAGGACCGGGCCGGAACGCCTGCGCTGGCGCGGATCTCGCTGCAGATCCCGGGCCGGCACTACGTGATGGACGCCCTTGCCGCCTTCGCGCTGGGCGTCGAGCTGGGCTACGACGCCGGACGGCTCGCCGAGGGGCTCGGCTCGTTCGTCGGCACCGGCCGCCGGATGGAGCTCAAGGGCCGGGTCGGGGGAGTCGGCGGTGCCGGCGGAGTGAGCGGGGAGGTGCGCGTCTACGACAGCTATGCCCACCACCCCAGCGAGATCCGGGGTGACCTCGAGGCCGCGCGGTCGGTGGCCGGCGGCGTCGGTGGCCGGTTGCTGGTGTGCTTCCAGCCGCACCTGGTGTCCCGTACCCGGATCCTCGGCGCCGAGATGGGGATCGCGCTCGGTGCGGCCGACGAGGTCGTCGTGCTCGACGTCTACGTCGCCCGGGAGGAGCCCGACCCGTCGGTCACGGGAGCGGTGGTGGCGGACGCCGTACCCCTGGCCGCCGAGCAGGTGACGTTCGTGTCCGACCGCGGTCAGGCGCTCGCGGTGCTGCTCGACCGGGTGCGTCCGGGTGACGTCGTCCTGACCCTTGGGGCCGGCGACGTGACGGCGCTGGCGCCGCAGCTGGTGGCGGCGCTGCAGGAGCGAGCCGGTGGCTGA
- the murG gene encoding undecaprenyldiphospho-muramoylpentapeptide beta-N-acetylglucosaminyltransferase, translated as MMKVLLAGGGTAGHTSPLLATADALVRLDPATEITCLGTPRGLENTVVPAAGYPLELIPPVPLPRRPNKDLAMVPSRLRGAVKATHEVIDRVRPDVIVGYGGYVSMPAYLAARRRKLPLVIHEQNALPGIANKVGARIAQRVAVSFPDTPLKNAEYVGLPLRRMISQLDRPALRAEARAFFGLDPDLPTLVVTGGSLGAWKLNRAVTRASAALGASGVQVLHVIGARGKEDPEWVEPADTGTPYLVLPFVERMDYALAAADLMVCRGGASSVVEAAATGVPAVFVPLAHGNGEQLLNARSVADAGGAVVVEEARFTADYVADSIPGLLGDPDRLAAMGAAASGLVPADADDRLALIVSETASG; from the coding sequence CTGATGAAGGTCCTGCTCGCCGGTGGGGGCACCGCCGGCCACACCTCCCCGTTGCTCGCCACGGCCGACGCCCTGGTGCGACTCGACCCGGCGACCGAGATCACCTGCCTCGGGACGCCCCGCGGCCTCGAGAACACCGTGGTGCCGGCGGCCGGTTACCCGCTGGAGCTGATCCCGCCGGTCCCGCTGCCGCGACGCCCCAACAAGGACCTGGCCATGGTGCCGTCCCGGCTGCGCGGCGCGGTCAAGGCGACCCACGAGGTGATCGACCGCGTGCGGCCGGACGTCATCGTCGGCTACGGCGGCTACGTCTCCATGCCGGCCTACCTCGCCGCCCGCCGCCGCAAGCTGCCGCTGGTGATCCACGAGCAGAACGCGCTGCCGGGCATCGCCAACAAGGTCGGCGCGCGGATCGCGCAGCGGGTCGCCGTCAGCTTCCCGGACACCCCGCTGAAGAACGCCGAGTACGTCGGTCTGCCCCTGCGCCGGATGATCTCGCAGCTCGACCGTCCCGCGCTGCGCGCGGAGGCCAGAGCGTTCTTCGGGCTCGACCCCGACCTGCCCACCTTGGTCGTGACCGGCGGCTCGCTCGGCGCGTGGAAGCTGAACCGCGCGGTCACGAGGGCGTCGGCCGCGCTCGGCGCCAGCGGTGTGCAGGTGCTCCACGTCATCGGCGCCCGCGGCAAGGAGGACCCGGAGTGGGTCGAACCCGCCGACACCGGGACGCCGTACCTCGTGCTGCCGTTCGTGGAGCGGATGGACTACGCCCTGGCCGCCGCCGACCTCATGGTGTGCCGCGGCGGTGCGTCGAGCGTGGTGGAGGCCGCCGCGACCGGCGTCCCGGCCGTCTTCGTGCCGCTCGCGCACGGCAACGGCGAGCAGCTGCTCAACGCGCGCTCGGTGGCCGACGCGGGAGGGGCGGTCGTGGTCGAGGAGGCGAGGTTCACCGCGGACTACGTCGCCGACAGCATCCCAGGGCTGCTCGGTGACCCCGACCGGCTGGCCGCGATGGGAGCGGCGGCGTCCGGCCTGGTGCCGGCCGACGCCGACGACCGGCTGGCCCTGATCGTCAGCGAGACGGCGTCCGGATGA
- the ftsW gene encoding putative lipid II flippase FtsW, whose protein sequence is MTAVRDAMARPLTNYYLLLGSIALLLTIGLLMVLSSSSVEAYEKYGDSYAIVKRQLMWVAIGVPLAWLASRVSHKWVRSLAYPAFSVSLVLLLATARFGIEVYGNKNWLALGPIQIQPSEIAKLAIIIWAAHIYANKDRRLGNLHQMMVPVVPGMLLATGLVVVGHDLGTALVFFAILVGMLWVVGAPARLFVMCLSVVSVLALGLAATSPERLDRITTFVDPFKDYHGTGWQPAHGLYAMATGGIFGEGIGASRQKWGTLPEAHTDFIFAVLGEELGLVGTLLVIGLFLAIAYATLRVARQTTDPFVRYCSFGIVIWLLGQMMINVGMVLALLPVIGIPLPLVSYGGSSLLPTLIALGLVVGFARREPAAARALAQRRRARATGLSARR, encoded by the coding sequence TTGACGGCCGTCCGCGACGCGATGGCGCGCCCGCTCACCAACTACTACCTCCTGCTCGGCTCGATCGCGCTGCTGCTCACCATCGGCCTGCTGATGGTGCTGAGCTCGTCCAGCGTCGAGGCGTACGAGAAGTACGGCGACTCCTACGCGATCGTCAAGCGGCAGCTGATGTGGGTCGCGATCGGCGTGCCGCTCGCGTGGCTCGCGTCCCGGGTCTCCCACAAGTGGGTCCGCAGCCTGGCCTACCCGGCGTTCTCGGTGTCGCTGGTCCTTCTTCTCGCGACGGCGCGGTTCGGCATCGAGGTCTACGGCAACAAGAACTGGCTGGCGCTGGGGCCGATCCAGATCCAGCCGTCGGAGATCGCGAAGCTCGCCATCATCATCTGGGCCGCCCACATCTACGCCAACAAGGACCGCCGTCTCGGCAACCTGCACCAGATGATGGTTCCGGTGGTCCCGGGCATGCTGCTCGCGACCGGACTGGTGGTCGTCGGGCACGACCTCGGCACCGCGCTGGTGTTCTTCGCGATCCTGGTCGGCATGCTCTGGGTGGTCGGTGCGCCTGCCCGGCTCTTCGTGATGTGCCTCAGCGTGGTCAGCGTGCTCGCCCTCGGTCTGGCTGCGACGTCACCGGAGCGCCTCGACCGGATCACGACGTTCGTCGATCCGTTCAAGGACTACCACGGCACCGGCTGGCAGCCCGCCCACGGCCTCTACGCGATGGCGACGGGCGGCATCTTCGGTGAGGGCATCGGGGCGAGCCGGCAGAAGTGGGGCACCCTGCCGGAGGCCCACACCGACTTCATCTTCGCGGTGCTGGGCGAGGAGCTCGGTCTGGTCGGCACCCTCCTCGTGATCGGGCTCTTCCTCGCCATCGCCTACGCGACGCTGCGCGTCGCCCGGCAGACCACGGACCCGTTCGTCCGCTACTGCAGCTTCGGCATCGTGATCTGGCTCCTCGGCCAGATGATGATCAACGTCGGCATGGTGCTGGCGCTGCTGCCGGTCATCGGCATCCCGCTGCCGCTGGTCTCCTACGGCGGCTCGAGCCTGCTGCCGACCTTGATCGCACTCGGCCTGGTGGTCGGGTTCGCTCGGCGCGAGCCCGCGGCCGCCCGGGCGCTCGCCCAGCGCCGCCGGGCCCGTGCGACCGGGCTGTCGGCCCGTCGATAG